The following proteins are co-located in the Micromonospora viridifaciens genome:
- a CDS encoding GH1 family beta-glucosidase, with translation MSLLTRRRLLHRAALSATAAGAARAGLTGAGAAGTAASTAALVAGCGATPDPDGDPAPHGPLRFPPGFRWGAATSAYQIEGAAKEDGRGASVWDTFSHTPGRTRNGDTGDAAADHYHRYAEDLDLMRDLGLHSYRFSISWSRIQADGSGRPNQRGLDFYRRLVDGLHERGIAPMATLFHWDLPQTLQDAGGWENRDTAARFAEYADIVFRALGDRVPDWLTINEPKTVVQNGYIWGHHAPGRQDPDAAYLVAHHLQLAHGLAVRALRATGAKTRIGPALNLHPCYPADDTPEASAATRLYDGYENRLYLDSILKGAYPQDVLADLGPDSRLARGIRDGDLKIISSPVDLVAVQYYTPIYVTGQGDTVRRWPTSEASWQQLYPEGMYDILTRVTRDYGTIPLTITENGLPCPDTLAADGTVDDTARIGFLRDHFAAAHRAIRDGVPLESYHVWSLLDNFEWAEGYDQRWGLVYVDYPTQRRVLKRSAHWYRTVIRDNGL, from the coding sequence ATGTCGCTACTCACCCGACGGCGCCTGCTCCACCGCGCCGCCCTCTCCGCGACCGCTGCCGGCGCGGCCCGTGCCGGGCTCACCGGCGCCGGCGCGGCCGGGACCGCCGCATCCACCGCCGCCCTCGTCGCCGGCTGCGGCGCCACCCCCGACCCCGACGGCGACCCGGCCCCGCACGGGCCGCTGCGCTTCCCGCCCGGCTTCCGCTGGGGCGCGGCCACCTCCGCGTACCAGATCGAAGGGGCGGCCAAAGAGGACGGCCGCGGCGCGTCCGTCTGGGACACCTTCAGCCACACCCCCGGACGCACCCGCAACGGCGACACCGGCGACGCCGCCGCTGACCACTACCACCGCTACGCCGAGGACCTCGACCTCATGCGGGACCTGGGCCTGCACAGCTACCGGTTCTCCATCTCCTGGTCCCGCATCCAGGCCGACGGGTCCGGCCGGCCCAACCAGCGCGGCCTCGACTTCTATCGCCGCCTCGTGGACGGGCTGCACGAGCGGGGCATCGCCCCGATGGCCACCCTGTTCCACTGGGACCTCCCGCAGACGCTGCAGGACGCCGGCGGCTGGGAGAACCGGGACACCGCCGCACGCTTCGCCGAGTACGCCGACATCGTCTTCCGCGCCCTCGGCGACCGGGTGCCGGACTGGCTGACCATCAACGAACCGAAGACCGTGGTGCAGAACGGCTACATCTGGGGCCACCACGCGCCCGGCCGGCAGGACCCCGACGCGGCCTACCTGGTCGCCCACCACCTCCAGCTCGCCCACGGCCTCGCCGTACGCGCGCTGCGCGCCACCGGCGCCAAGACCCGGATCGGCCCCGCGCTCAACCTGCATCCCTGCTACCCCGCCGACGACACCCCGGAGGCGTCCGCGGCGACCCGGCTGTACGACGGCTACGAGAACCGGCTCTACCTCGACTCGATCCTCAAGGGCGCGTACCCCCAGGACGTGCTGGCCGACCTCGGGCCGGACAGCCGGCTGGCCCGGGGCATCCGCGACGGCGACCTGAAGATCATCTCCAGCCCGGTCGACCTGGTCGCCGTGCAGTACTACACGCCCATCTACGTCACCGGCCAGGGCGACACGGTACGCAGATGGCCCACCTCGGAGGCGAGCTGGCAGCAGCTCTACCCCGAGGGGATGTATGACATCCTCACCCGGGTCACCCGCGACTACGGCACCATCCCGCTCACCATCACCGAGAACGGGCTGCCCTGCCCGGACACCCTCGCCGCGGACGGCACCGTCGACGACACCGCCCGGATCGGCTTCCTCCGCGACCACTTCGCCGCCGCCCACCGGGCGATCCGCGACGGCGTGCCGCTGGAGAGCTACCACGTCTGGTCACTGCTGGACAACTTCGAGTGGGCCGAGGGCTACGACCAGCGCTGGGGCCTGGTCTACGTGGACTACCCGACCCAGCGCCGGGTGCTCAAGCGCAGCGCCCACTGGTACCGCACCGTCATCCGGGACAACGGGCTCTAA
- a CDS encoding DUF3159 domain-containing protein — translation MTSTPERERPTRDRPESLADLLGGRRGAVDATLPPVAFAVGWLAAGLWGGVAAAVLAGAAVAGWRLRRGDRPRSVLVGLLAVCVAALIALRTGRASDFFLVQLLSNAASALAWVVSIVVRWPLLGVVVGAALGQRGRWRRDPALLRAYGRGSWVWAATYVLRLLVFVPLWLGGQVVGLVVARVALTWPLVAAALAVSWLVIRRSLPAGHPGLRHPAVASDVDGGRGD, via the coding sequence GTGACCAGCACACCCGAGCGGGAACGGCCGACCCGGGACCGGCCGGAGTCGCTGGCGGACCTGCTTGGCGGGCGGCGCGGCGCGGTGGACGCGACGCTGCCGCCGGTGGCGTTCGCGGTGGGTTGGCTGGCCGCCGGGCTGTGGGGCGGGGTGGCCGCCGCGGTGCTGGCCGGGGCGGCGGTGGCCGGCTGGCGGCTGCGGCGCGGGGACCGCCCGCGGTCGGTGCTGGTCGGCCTGCTCGCCGTCTGCGTGGCCGCGCTGATCGCCCTGCGCACCGGTCGGGCCAGCGACTTCTTCCTGGTGCAGTTGCTGTCCAACGCGGCCAGCGCGCTGGCCTGGGTGGTGAGCATCGTGGTGCGCTGGCCGCTGCTGGGGGTGGTGGTCGGCGCGGCGCTGGGCCAGCGCGGCCGGTGGCGGCGTGATCCGGCGCTGCTGCGGGCGTACGGCCGGGGCAGTTGGGTGTGGGCGGCGACCTATGTGCTGCGGCTGCTGGTGTTCGTGCCGCTGTGGCTCGGCGGGCAGGTGGTCGGGCTGGTGGTGGCCCGGGTGGCGCTGACCTGGCCGCTGGTCGCGGCGGCGCTGGCGGTGAGTTGGCTGGTGATCCGGCGGTCGCTGCCGGCGGGGCATCCGGGGCTGCGGCACCCGGCCGTGGCGTCCGATGTGGACGGCGGGCGGGGAGATTGA
- a CDS encoding phosphatase PAP2 family protein, with protein MRVRETARGGTAVWLVVLAMAQAAALLLLWRFAVHTSLGQWIDTAALTGNRIGQDRIDGPVNRILNAMSVVSLLAATAVIGFIALIRNRKTLAVTATLLIAGANVSTQLLKHYLTRPDLGIDPERAAAGNSLPSGHTTVAASVAVALILVLPPKVRVLGAFLGAGYAAAAGVATLSAGWHRPSDAVAAYLLVGVWTAVAGLLLLFFQRQRATSSAADAHRAAAAVLGLGGALALVAAGLALVWLARLADIPADELARRPLFIGYAGSAAGIAGTIAVLTALVLAVVHRLVPRHKG; from the coding sequence GTGCGGGTGCGCGAGACGGCGAGGGGCGGGACGGCTGTCTGGTTGGTCGTGCTGGCCATGGCGCAGGCTGCCGCGCTGCTCCTGCTCTGGCGGTTCGCCGTACACACGTCACTCGGCCAGTGGATCGACACGGCCGCGTTGACCGGCAACCGGATCGGTCAGGATCGCATCGACGGGCCGGTGAACCGGATCCTCAACGCCATGTCCGTGGTGTCGCTGCTGGCGGCGACCGCGGTGATCGGGTTCATCGCGCTGATCCGCAACCGCAAGACCCTCGCCGTCACAGCCACCCTGCTGATCGCCGGCGCGAACGTCAGCACCCAGCTGCTCAAGCACTACCTGACCCGCCCCGATCTCGGCATCGACCCGGAACGCGCAGCCGCCGGCAACAGCCTGCCCAGCGGACACACCACCGTGGCCGCGTCCGTGGCGGTCGCGCTGATCCTGGTGCTGCCGCCGAAGGTGCGGGTGCTGGGCGCGTTCCTCGGTGCCGGCTACGCGGCCGCCGCCGGGGTGGCCACCCTCTCCGCCGGGTGGCACCGGCCCAGCGACGCCGTCGCCGCGTACCTGCTGGTGGGGGTCTGGACGGCGGTCGCCGGGCTGCTGCTGCTGTTCTTCCAGCGGCAACGGGCGACCAGCTCGGCGGCCGACGCGCACCGCGCCGCCGCCGCCGTGCTCGGCCTCGGCGGCGCGCTCGCGCTCGTCGCGGCCGGGCTCGCCCTGGTCTGGCTGGCCCGGCTCGCCGACATCCCCGCCGACGAGCTCGCCCGCCGTCCGCTTTTCATCGGGTACGCGGGCAGCGCGGCCGGCATCGCCGGGACGATCGCCGTGCTGACCGCGCTGGTCCTGGCGGTGGTGCACCGCCTGGTGCCCCGCCACAAGGGCTGA
- a CDS encoding YbhB/YbcL family Raf kinase inhibitor-like protein: protein MLRSTAFNDHDLLPGRFSRDGGNVSPPLEWSQVPDSAEELILFVEDPDAGKTPFLHWLVTGISPRSGGVAEGAVPEGGQEWPNGFGSTGWGGPHPPQHEDPHRYFFRLYALERPLELPDSPQVTDVRRALTDKEIASGTMVGTFYR, encoded by the coding sequence ATGCTCCGCAGTACCGCCTTCAACGACCACGACCTGCTCCCGGGGCGTTTCTCCCGCGACGGTGGGAACGTCTCGCCGCCGCTGGAGTGGTCCCAGGTGCCCGACTCGGCCGAGGAGTTGATCCTCTTCGTCGAGGACCCGGACGCCGGGAAGACTCCTTTCCTGCACTGGCTGGTGACCGGGATCTCGCCCCGCTCCGGCGGGGTCGCCGAGGGCGCCGTGCCCGAGGGGGGCCAGGAGTGGCCGAACGGCTTCGGCAGCACCGGGTGGGGCGGCCCGCACCCGCCGCAGCACGAGGACCCGCACCGGTACTTCTTCCGCCTCTACGCCCTCGAGCGCCCACTGGAGCTGCCGGACTCGCCGCAGGTCACCGACGTGCGCCGTGCGCTGACCGACAAGGAGATCGCCAGCGGCACGATGGTGGGCACGTTCTATCGCTGA
- a CDS encoding maleylpyruvate isomerase N-terminal domain-containing protein: MEAVRAAFRDECARLEEVLRGLDEADLDRPTPCPPWAVRDLLAHVRTGAGRLVDMLAAPAPDRAEVDAAAYFGAAKFTPEVDNARIDSARREARELPGVREVAEGFARAWRSADAAIAAQPPGRLVRTRHGDPMTLTEFLRTRVVEVGVHGLDLADALDRRPWLTPTAAEVVAELLAGGRPMPNGLGWDPLTLVRKATGRAALTDRERTLVDRAGFRWLSFGG; this comes from the coding sequence ATGGAAGCGGTACGCGCGGCGTTCCGGGACGAGTGCGCGCGGCTGGAGGAGGTGCTGCGTGGCCTCGACGAGGCGGACCTGGACCGGCCCACCCCCTGCCCGCCCTGGGCGGTGCGGGACCTGCTCGCGCACGTACGCACCGGCGCGGGACGCCTGGTCGACATGCTCGCCGCACCGGCCCCCGACCGGGCCGAGGTGGACGCCGCCGCGTACTTCGGCGCGGCCAAGTTCACCCCCGAGGTGGACAACGCCCGGATCGACAGCGCCCGACGCGAGGCGCGCGAGCTGCCCGGCGTACGCGAGGTCGCCGAGGGCTTCGCGCGGGCCTGGCGGTCCGCCGACGCGGCCATCGCCGCGCAGCCGCCCGGACGGCTGGTGCGTACCCGGCACGGCGACCCGATGACGCTGACCGAGTTCCTGCGTACCCGGGTGGTGGAGGTCGGGGTGCACGGCCTGGACCTGGCCGACGCGCTGGACCGGCGGCCGTGGCTGACCCCGACGGCGGCCGAGGTGGTCGCCGAGCTCCTGGCTGGCGGCCGGCCGATGCCCAACGGGCTCGGCTGGGACCCGCTGACCCTGGTCCGCAAGGCCACCGGGCGGGCCGCGCTCACCGATCGGGAGCGGACGCTGGTCGACCGGGCCGGCTTCCGCTGGCTGTCCTTCGGCGGCTGA
- a CDS encoding DUF1028 domain-containing protein produces MTFSIVARSADGRLHGVAVASKFLAAGALVPAAEADVGAVATQAHVNLAYRAQGLALLRTGVAAADVIAGLTAADPGRDDRQLGVVGATGDGATWTGPRCHPWAGGQAGEGWAAQGNILAGPQVIDAIRDAWLGGAELPFPQRLLAALHAGDRAGGDRRGRQSAGLLVVQRRGGYAGSGDELVDLRVDDHPDPVAELGRLLDVHTMLFGKPDPATLRDLTGPLADEVAALLAAAGHPVGAAGLDDALASWAGVENLEERFVPGRIDPIVLEHLRRTAPAERAAG; encoded by the coding sequence GTGACTTTCTCGATCGTCGCTCGCTCCGCCGACGGCCGCCTGCACGGCGTCGCCGTGGCCAGCAAGTTCCTCGCCGCCGGGGCGCTCGTCCCGGCCGCCGAGGCCGACGTGGGCGCCGTCGCCACCCAGGCGCACGTCAATCTGGCCTACCGGGCGCAGGGGCTGGCGCTGCTGCGGACCGGGGTGGCGGCCGCGGACGTCATCGCCGGTCTGACCGCCGCCGACCCGGGCCGCGACGACCGGCAGCTCGGCGTGGTCGGGGCCACCGGCGACGGCGCCACCTGGACCGGGCCGCGCTGCCATCCTTGGGCGGGCGGCCAGGCCGGGGAGGGTTGGGCCGCGCAGGGCAACATCCTCGCCGGCCCGCAGGTCATCGACGCGATCCGGGACGCCTGGCTGGGCGGCGCGGAGCTGCCCTTCCCGCAGCGGCTCCTGGCCGCGCTGCACGCCGGCGACCGGGCCGGCGGCGACCGGCGGGGCCGGCAGAGCGCCGGCCTGCTGGTGGTGCAGCGCCGCGGCGGGTACGCCGGCAGCGGCGACGAGCTGGTCGACCTGCGGGTCGACGACCATCCCGACCCGGTCGCCGAGCTGGGTCGCCTGCTCGACGTCCACACGATGCTCTTCGGCAAGCCCGACCCGGCCACGCTGCGCGACCTCACCGGCCCGCTCGCCGACGAGGTGGCCGCGCTGCTGGCCGCCGCCGGCCACCCGGTCGGGGCGGCCGGCCTGGACGACGCGCTGGCTTCCTGGGCCGGTGTCGAGAACCTGGAGGAACGCTTCGTACCCGGTCGCATCGACCCGATCGTCCTGGAGCATCTGCGCCGCACCGCCCCGGCCGAGCGCGCCGCCGGCTGA
- a CDS encoding low temperature requirement protein A, with protein MTTGDETGGKVERAGPPAATTRATFLELFFDLVFVFALTRVADRSFGDLALEPGGTTGWSPITGGAKTLLLLVALYTVWQGVSWSTSQHDPYRSGLQLVVVISLVGGMVMGVAIPHAFKETGLAFAVAYVTTQVTRPLILLIALGQDQDRRRLRMLIVYCVTAVLWLVGAFVSTDPRVVLWTVALGTEYVVGLMGWPVPWLGRSAVSRWDIAGEHLAERYQQFFLIALGQTILVAGFSYSARAFSLKTTAAFALALLTSILLWRIYFQRAGQILGEAVVKARRPAAIGRSAADTHLVMLVGITATAVGYQLAIEHPLDRAESAWVALIIIGPAVFLAGRARFEYEVFARVSPSRWIAILALLISVAPLLHHPPLIASGVAAAVLAAVAVADARRAWGKPPEAAAPPF; from the coding sequence ATGACGACCGGTGACGAGACCGGTGGGAAGGTCGAACGCGCAGGGCCTCCGGCCGCCACGACTCGGGCGACGTTCCTGGAACTCTTCTTCGACCTGGTCTTCGTCTTCGCGCTCACCCGCGTCGCGGATCGATCCTTCGGGGACCTGGCCCTTGAGCCGGGCGGGACCACGGGGTGGTCGCCGATCACCGGTGGCGCGAAGACCCTGCTGCTGTTGGTGGCGCTCTACACGGTGTGGCAGGGCGTGTCCTGGAGCACCAGCCAGCACGACCCGTACCGATCCGGGTTGCAGCTGGTCGTGGTCATCTCCCTGGTGGGCGGCATGGTCATGGGCGTGGCCATCCCCCACGCGTTCAAGGAAACCGGCCTGGCGTTCGCGGTCGCGTACGTGACCACCCAGGTCACCCGGCCGCTGATCTTGTTGATCGCTCTCGGCCAAGATCAGGACCGGCGCAGGCTGCGGATGCTGATCGTGTACTGCGTGACCGCGGTGCTCTGGCTGGTCGGCGCGTTCGTGTCGACGGACCCTCGAGTGGTGCTGTGGACGGTGGCGTTGGGCACCGAGTACGTGGTGGGTTTGATGGGTTGGCCGGTGCCCTGGCTGGGGCGATCCGCCGTGTCCCGGTGGGACATCGCCGGGGAGCATCTGGCCGAGCGTTATCAGCAGTTCTTCCTGATCGCGCTCGGTCAGACGATCCTCGTCGCCGGGTTCTCTTACAGCGCGCGCGCGTTCAGCCTCAAAACCACCGCCGCTTTCGCCCTCGCGCTGCTCACCTCGATCCTGCTCTGGCGCATCTACTTCCAGCGGGCCGGACAGATCCTGGGTGAGGCGGTCGTCAAGGCGCGGCGCCCCGCGGCGATCGGCCGGTCCGCCGCCGACACTCATCTGGTCATGCTGGTCGGGATCACCGCCACTGCCGTCGGTTACCAGCTCGCCATCGAGCATCCCCTCGATCGTGCCGAGTCGGCCTGGGTAGCGTTGATCATCATCGGCCCGGCGGTGTTCCTGGCCGGTCGGGCCCGGTTCGAGTACGAGGTCTTCGCCCGGGTGTCACCGTCCCGCTGGATCGCGATCCTCGCCCTGCTCATCTCGGTGGCGCCGCTGCTGCACCACCCGCCGCTGATCGCGTCGGGCGTGGCCGCCGCCGTGCTGGCCGCGGTGGCGGTGGCCGACGCCCGCCGGGCGTGGGGCAAGCCGCCGGAGGCGGCCGCGCCGCCGTTCTGA
- a CDS encoding LLM class F420-dependent oxidoreductase, producing the protein MTVPLGGIPLAEHAAVYAALDRAGFTDVWSSEVAGADAFTPLALAAAWQPGLRLGTAVTPVFTRCPGLLAMSAAALAEAAPGRFALGIGASSPVLVQDWNAGRFEEPFRRTRDVLRFLRAALRGETVDGAYDTFTVRRFTLERPPAVPPPVLLAALRPGMLRLAGAEADGVILNWLSADDVPTALAELGARRPGFEVAARIFVCPTEDAAYARALGRRLITGYLTVPAYAAFHRWLGREQLLGPMWQAWAAGDRRGASAAVPDEVVDALVLHGSPEDCAAQVRRYADHGVDVPVLALLPTPELTAGGAAALAGLIPRLGVPGSAGTPT; encoded by the coding sequence ATGACCGTGCCGCTCGGCGGCATCCCGCTCGCCGAGCACGCCGCGGTCTACGCGGCCCTGGACCGCGCCGGCTTCACCGACGTCTGGTCCTCGGAGGTAGCCGGTGCCGACGCGTTCACCCCGCTGGCGCTCGCCGCGGCCTGGCAACCCGGGCTCCGCCTCGGCACGGCGGTCACCCCGGTCTTCACCCGGTGCCCCGGGCTGCTCGCGATGAGCGCCGCCGCCCTCGCCGAGGCCGCCCCCGGCCGCTTCGCCCTCGGCATCGGTGCGTCCTCGCCGGTGCTCGTACAGGACTGGAACGCCGGCCGCTTCGAGGAGCCGTTCCGCCGGACCCGGGACGTGCTGCGCTTCCTGCGTGCCGCGCTGCGCGGCGAGACCGTCGACGGGGCGTACGACACCTTCACCGTCCGCCGGTTCACCCTGGAACGCCCCCCAGCCGTGCCGCCGCCGGTGCTGCTTGCCGCGCTGCGCCCCGGCATGCTGCGGCTCGCCGGCGCCGAGGCCGACGGCGTGATCCTCAACTGGCTGTCCGCCGACGACGTGCCGACCGCCCTCGCCGAGCTGGGTGCGCGCCGCCCCGGCTTCGAGGTCGCCGCCCGGATCTTCGTCTGCCCCACCGAGGACGCCGCGTACGCCAGGGCGCTGGGCCGCCGACTGATCACCGGGTACCTCACCGTGCCGGCCTACGCGGCCTTCCACCGCTGGCTCGGCCGGGAGCAGCTGCTCGGCCCGATGTGGCAGGCGTGGGCGGCCGGTGACCGGCGGGGCGCCTCGGCCGCCGTACCGGACGAGGTGGTCGACGCGCTGGTCCTGCACGGCTCCCCTGAGGACTGCGCCGCGCAGGTCCGCCGGTACGCCGACCACGGGGTGGACGTGCCGGTGCTGGCGCTGCTGCCCACCCCGGAGCTGACCGCCGGTGGCGCGGCGGCGCTGGCCGGCCTCATCCCTCGACTCGGTGTTCCCGGCAGTGCGGGGACGCCGACATGA
- the tnpA gene encoding IS200/IS605 family transposase → MADDYPVRAGRHCVFLLHAHLVFVTRYRAQVFSDEHLRYLEQVMRDVCEQFECELVEFNGENNHVHLLVNYPPKVALSKLVNSLKGVSSRYLRRDFPEVRRYFWRGARLWSGSYFAGSIGGAPLSVLHQYIEQQNRPG, encoded by the coding sequence ATGGCCGACGACTATCCCGTTCGCGCTGGCAGGCATTGCGTTTTCCTCCTCCATGCCCACTTGGTCTTCGTGACAAGGTACCGAGCGCAGGTCTTCAGCGACGAACACCTGCGCTACCTCGAACAGGTCATGCGTGACGTGTGCGAACAGTTCGAGTGCGAACTGGTCGAGTTCAACGGTGAGAACAACCACGTCCACCTGCTGGTGAACTACCCGCCCAAGGTGGCACTGTCCAAACTGGTCAACTCCCTCAAGGGCGTCTCCTCGCGTTACCTGCGCCGCGACTTCCCAGAGGTTCGTCGCTACTTCTGGCGCGGCGCCCGGCTGTGGTCCGGCTCGTACTTCGCCGGCTCCATCGGCGGCGCACCCCTGTCAGTACTGCATCAGTACATCGAGCAACAGAACCGGCCCGGCTAG
- a CDS encoding RNA-guided endonuclease InsQ/TnpB family protein, with product MNADTGRKYRLCPTDGQADRLTAWGHTCRWLYNTALEQRQFAWQQRKVTLRLAAQCAYLTEARKELGWVADLPAQSGQQVLRQLDQAYQNWWNPQHPAGAPTRKRKSARLSVPFPGQAVQVRRLNRRWGAVILPKVGEVKFRWSRPLGGAVRNAVVSFDGVAWHVGFGVHASVKAPAAHARPDTIVGVDRGVKVALAMSDGRMWNRAFATPGQERELARLKSKAGRQETARRKRGATTSHRARKVRAEIARTSAKIRNRRRDFVMWAANRLCAQHAVVKLERLNIEGMTATGKGTIAEPGTNVRQKAGLNRAILDKGWGLFHVALANQARTTGTQIVRVPAAFTSQRCSRCGNTDRSNRESQATFRCGSCGYQANADVNAAINVRDAAEAAPPLTGRAVRDRNRKASCRPPTQRRQRAALETGISRR from the coding sequence GTGAACGCGGACACGGGCCGGAAGTACCGGCTGTGCCCCACCGACGGGCAGGCTGATCGCCTGACCGCGTGGGGGCACACGTGCCGCTGGCTTTACAACACCGCGTTGGAGCAGCGCCAGTTCGCGTGGCAGCAGCGCAAGGTCACCCTCAGGCTCGCCGCGCAGTGCGCCTACCTGACCGAGGCGCGCAAGGAGTTGGGCTGGGTGGCCGACCTGCCGGCGCAGTCCGGGCAGCAGGTATTGCGTCAACTGGATCAGGCGTACCAGAACTGGTGGAACCCGCAGCACCCGGCCGGGGCGCCGACCCGCAAGCGTAAGTCGGCGCGGTTGTCGGTGCCGTTCCCCGGCCAGGCGGTCCAGGTACGGCGCCTCAACCGCCGCTGGGGTGCGGTCATCCTGCCGAAGGTTGGCGAGGTCAAGTTCCGCTGGTCCCGACCGCTGGGCGGCGCGGTCCGCAACGCCGTGGTGTCCTTCGACGGCGTTGCCTGGCATGTCGGGTTCGGTGTCCACGCCAGCGTCAAGGCACCCGCGGCGCACGCCCGACCCGACACCATCGTCGGCGTCGACCGTGGGGTCAAGGTCGCCCTGGCGATGTCCGACGGGCGCATGTGGAACCGTGCCTTCGCCACGCCCGGCCAGGAGCGGGAGTTGGCCCGACTGAAGTCGAAGGCTGGCCGGCAGGAGACCGCTCGCCGTAAACGCGGCGCGACAACCTCCCACCGTGCCCGGAAGGTCCGGGCCGAGATCGCCCGAACCTCCGCGAAGATCCGTAACCGGCGTCGTGACTTCGTGATGTGGGCGGCGAACCGGCTCTGCGCCCAGCACGCGGTCGTCAAGCTCGAACGTCTCAACATCGAGGGCATGACCGCCACCGGGAAGGGCACTATCGCCGAGCCCGGCACCAACGTGCGGCAGAAGGCCGGACTGAACCGGGCGATCCTTGACAAGGGCTGGGGCCTGTTCCATGTGGCCCTGGCCAACCAGGCCCGCACCACCGGCACCCAGATCGTGAGGGTGCCAGCCGCGTTCACCTCTCAGCGGTGCAGCCGCTGCGGGAACACCGATCGGAGCAACCGCGAAAGCCAAGCGACGTTCCGGTGCGGGTCCTGCGGCTACCAGGCCAACGCTGATGTGAACGCGGCGATCAACGTCAGGGACGCCGCCGAGGCGGCGCCCCCACTCACCGGGCGGGCAGTCCGGGACAGGAACCGAAAGGCGTCCTGTCGACCACCCACCCAGCGTCGGCAACGTGCGGCGCTGGAAACGGGAATCTCCCGACGTTAG
- a CDS encoding META domain-containing protein — MSRIRYLVAVTAVGALLAGCGERVGQEPAGRGQAVETGPAAGTPQVDPVALIGSWKVAEVDGGEDVVLRLAADKSNDLLLFGPCAVLMGSWRADASGLFLADVPGHTAAGDGRACRSGAQVTDAWLRRAVAFRVEGDSPVLLDSQGMRVARLLPGARPAPGPNLLPALAEPPEVTDEVRRALAPAAALPGNLVPARRETLLGRWVPADGRTWPWQKEPYVELRDDGEWRGSDGCNGQGGRWVAGPEGAFLATAGPSTLIGCDNVSVGSWLSAAWRAGLDGKTLVLLDAQGKETGRLRRG, encoded by the coding sequence ATGAGCCGGATCAGATACCTCGTCGCGGTAACGGCCGTCGGGGCGTTGCTCGCGGGCTGCGGCGAGCGGGTCGGGCAGGAGCCGGCCGGCAGGGGCCAGGCCGTCGAGACCGGACCCGCCGCCGGAACGCCGCAGGTGGATCCGGTGGCGCTGATCGGCTCCTGGAAGGTGGCGGAGGTCGACGGCGGTGAGGACGTCGTACTGCGGCTCGCCGCCGACAAGTCCAACGATCTGCTGTTGTTCGGCCCCTGCGCGGTGTTGATGGGATCGTGGCGGGCCGATGCCAGCGGTCTGTTCCTCGCCGACGTGCCGGGCCACACCGCCGCCGGCGACGGCCGGGCCTGCCGGTCCGGCGCCCAGGTCACGGATGCGTGGCTGCGTCGGGCTGTCGCCTTCCGAGTGGAGGGCGACAGCCCGGTCCTCCTCGACAGTCAGGGCATGCGCGTGGCCCGGCTGCTGCCCGGCGCCCGGCCGGCCCCGGGGCCGAACCTGTTGCCCGCCCTGGCGGAGCCACCCGAGGTCACCGACGAGGTCCGGCGCGCGCTCGCGCCGGCCGCCGCCCTGCCCGGGAACTTGGTACCAGCGCGCCGGGAAACGCTGCTGGGCCGGTGGGTTCCGGCCGACGGCCGGACGTGGCCGTGGCAGAAGGAGCCGTACGTCGAGCTACGCGATGACGGCGAGTGGCGGGGCTCCGACGGGTGCAACGGCCAGGGCGGCCGGTGGGTCGCCGGACCAGAGGGCGCGTTCCTCGCCACCGCCGGGCCGAGCACGCTGATCGGTTGCGACAACGTGTCGGTGGGCTCATGGCTCTCCGCGGCCTGGCGGGCGGGGCTGGACGGAAAGACGCTGGTACTTCTCGATGCCCAGGGCAAGGAGACGGGCCGGCTGCGGCGTGGCTGA